From a single Acidobacteriota bacterium genomic region:
- a CDS encoding sigma-54 dependent transcriptional regulator has translation MSTTSNKNEMVLVVDDDPSVTTSLALLLKQAGYRSLCAATPREALDKIAQDDFHLVIQDLNFSRKTTGEEGLELLRKIKAVKPQVPVILLTAWGSIQLAVEGMRSGASDFVTKPWTHNQLLQSVKTAIGVAAAASNQKDKLPTREELDAAYDFRDIIGRDAKMLRILDVIGRISATDASVLVTGESGTGKELIAAAIHRNSRRRHAPFVKVNLGGISATLFESEMFGHVRGAFTDAKQDRKGRFELANNGSIFLDEIGDLDLNSQVKMLRVLQDRSYEVLGSSLTRTVDIRVISATNRNLQEMVAAGQFREDLLYRLNLIAVHLPALRERPTDIPLLARHFAAGIAKIYSRDEIQVSDAALHWLQGLNWPGNIRQLKQLIERAILVSNKAVLEIEDFRLPLDMAVNEKSKDELPDVGRMTIDEMEKAMILKSLAHYDGNISRVAEALGLSRPALYRRFEKYGIKV, from the coding sequence ATGAGCACGACAAGTAATAAAAATGAAATGGTACTTGTTGTTGATGATGACCCATCGGTAACCACATCGCTGGCGCTCCTGTTAAAACAGGCGGGCTACCGGTCGCTTTGTGCCGCAACGCCGCGCGAGGCGCTCGATAAAATCGCGCAGGATGATTTTCATCTGGTCATTCAGGATTTGAATTTTTCGCGCAAAACCACCGGTGAAGAAGGGTTGGAACTGCTCAGAAAAATCAAAGCCGTCAAACCACAGGTGCCGGTGATTTTGCTGACTGCCTGGGGTTCGATTCAACTCGCAGTTGAAGGCATGCGCTCAGGCGCTTCGGATTTCGTCACCAAACCCTGGACGCATAATCAACTGCTGCAATCGGTCAAAACCGCCATCGGCGTGGCGGCAGCCGCCTCGAATCAAAAAGACAAACTGCCGACCCGCGAAGAACTCGACGCCGCGTATGATTTTCGCGACATCATCGGGCGCGATGCGAAAATGCTCAGAATTTTGGATGTCATCGGGCGCATCAGCGCAACCGATGCCTCTGTGCTCGTCACCGGCGAATCGGGAACCGGCAAAGAGTTGATAGCCGCCGCCATTCATCGCAACAGTCGCCGCCGCCATGCGCCATTTGTGAAAGTCAATCTCGGCGGCATCTCTGCGACGCTTTTTGAAAGCGAAATGTTCGGGCATGTGCGCGGCGCATTTACGGATGCCAAACAAGACCGCAAGGGTCGCTTTGAACTGGCAAATAACGGTTCGATTTTTCTCGATGAAATCGGCGATTTGGATTTGAACTCGCAGGTAAAAATGCTGCGCGTCCTGCAAGACCGCTCTTATGAAGTGCTCGGTTCGAGCCTGACGCGCACCGTCGATATTCGGGTGATTTCAGCGACCAATCGCAATTTGCAGGAGATGGTTGCCGCCGGGCAATTTCGCGAAGATTTGCTTTATCGTTTGAATTTGATTGCCGTGCATCTGCCGGCGCTGCGCGAACGCCCGACAGACATTCCCTTACTTGCCAGACATTTTGCCGCAGGCATCGCAAAGATTTATTCGCGAGATGAGATTCAAGTGAGCGATGCGGCATTGCACTGGCTGCAAGGACTGAACTGGCCGGGCAACATCCGCCAGTTAAAACAACTGATTGAACGCGCCATCCTGGTAAGCAATAAAGCGGTTCTTGAAATTGAAGATTTTCGTCTGCCACTCGATATGGCAGTGAACGAAAAATCGAAAGACGAACTGCCGGATGTCGGCAGGATGACGATTGATGAAATGGAAAAAGCCATGATTTTGAAATCCTTAGCGCATTACGACGGCAACATCAGTCGTGTGGCGGAAGCCCTGGGATTGAGTCGTCCGGCGCTTTATAGACGTTTTGAAAAGTACGGTATAAAAGTCTAG